ATGTCTTTCCCCTCCTTGCAAAAGCCGGTAGAGTGGGGACATATGTCGAATAACAACCATCGCTCTGCCCTCATTATTGCGGGCGGAACAGGCACCCGTCTCTGGCCTATGAGCCGGCGGAACCTCCCTAAGCAGTTTCAACACCTTCTCGGTTCAGAAACACCTTTTCAGCACATGGTCAACCTGGTTA
The sequence above is drawn from the Verrucomicrobiia bacterium genome and encodes:
- a CDS encoding sugar phosphate nucleotidyltransferase gives rise to the protein MSNNNHRSALIIAGGTGTRLWPMSRRNLPKQFQHLLGSETPFQHMVNLV